One segment of Micromonospora parathelypteridis DNA contains the following:
- a CDS encoding MarR family winged helix-turn-helix transcriptional regulator produces the protein MDEHLPEPIRAVEHELTALLRRGRAVSWEIAREVHPTLEPNTYGLLLWLRRSGSIRLTELASRLGVGKGTLSRQINALEVLGLVHRDPDPSDRRAAQISLTDEGQRRFDVARYARLGEFVRALDGWPDRDVEEFARLLGRFNDSWQ, from the coding sequence GTGGACGAGCACCTCCCGGAACCGATCCGGGCAGTCGAGCACGAGTTGACCGCTCTGCTGCGTCGTGGGCGGGCGGTTTCGTGGGAAATCGCCCGAGAGGTGCACCCGACTCTCGAGCCGAACACCTACGGGCTGCTGCTCTGGTTGCGCCGCAGTGGGTCGATCCGGTTGACCGAGTTGGCGTCGCGGCTCGGTGTGGGCAAGGGGACGCTGAGCCGGCAGATCAACGCACTGGAGGTGCTCGGCCTGGTCCACCGCGACCCGGATCCGAGCGACCGGCGGGCCGCCCAGATCAGCCTCACCGACGAGGGCCAGCGCCGGTTCGATGTGGCCAGGTATGCCCGGTTGGGCGAATTCGTACGCGCTCTGGACGGCTGGCCGGACCGGGACGTGGAGGAGTTCGCGCGGTTGCTCGGCCGCTTCAACGACTCCTGGCAGTAA
- the ftsY gene encoding signal recognition particle-docking protein FtsY, which translates to MAEYLVLALVLLGVLIAGTVGLVVPRLRRRPEPPLPRTEVDTRAEEDLAGPPVEAPESDLSTGVLVEPPPVLEAPVEVPEPTAGRLVRLRSRLSRSQNVFGKGLLGLLARDHLDEDVWEEIEDSLITADVGVDATRDIVDRLRERTKVLGTRSAAELRALLAAELVNALDPSLDRSLRTAPKDGVPAVVLVVGVNGAGKTTTCGKIARVLVADGRSVLLGAADTFRAAAADQLETWGSRVGAETVRGPEAADPASVAFDAVKRGIDTGVDTVLIDTAGRLQNKVGLMDELGKVKRVVEKQGPIDETLLILDATTGQNGLEQARVFTDVVNVTGVVLTKLDGTAKGGIVIAVQRKLGIPVKLVGLGEGKDDLAPFDPAQFVDALLGTEATGRDA; encoded by the coding sequence ATGGCCGAATATCTCGTCCTCGCTCTGGTCCTGCTCGGTGTGCTGATCGCCGGCACAGTCGGGCTGGTCGTGCCGCGTTTGCGGCGGCGGCCCGAGCCTCCGCTGCCGCGCACCGAGGTCGACACCAGAGCTGAGGAAGATCTCGCCGGCCCGCCGGTCGAGGCACCGGAGTCGGATCTGTCCACCGGTGTCCTGGTCGAGCCGCCACCGGTGCTCGAGGCACCCGTGGAGGTGCCCGAGCCGACCGCCGGGCGGCTGGTCCGGCTCCGCTCGCGACTGTCCCGCTCGCAGAACGTCTTCGGCAAGGGCCTGCTCGGCCTGCTCGCCCGCGACCACCTCGACGAGGACGTCTGGGAGGAGATCGAGGACAGCCTGATCACCGCCGACGTCGGCGTCGACGCCACCCGCGACATCGTCGACCGGCTCCGCGAGCGCACCAAGGTGCTCGGCACCCGCTCGGCCGCCGAGCTGCGGGCACTGCTCGCCGCCGAATTGGTCAACGCGCTCGACCCGAGCCTGGACCGGTCGCTGCGGACCGCCCCGAAGGACGGCGTGCCGGCAGTGGTCCTGGTCGTCGGCGTCAACGGCGCCGGCAAGACCACCACCTGCGGCAAGATCGCCCGGGTGCTGGTGGCCGACGGCCGCAGCGTGCTGCTCGGCGCCGCGGACACCTTCCGGGCCGCCGCCGCCGACCAACTGGAGACCTGGGGCTCGCGCGTCGGCGCGGAGACCGTCCGTGGCCCCGAGGCCGCCGACCCCGCCAGCGTCGCCTTCGACGCGGTCAAGCGCGGCATCGACACCGGCGTGGACACCGTGCTCATCGACACCGCCGGCCGCCTGCAGAACAAGGTCGGCCTGATGGACGAGCTGGGCAAGGTCAAGCGCGTGGTGGAGAAGCAGGGCCCGATCGACGAGACACTGCTCATCCTGGACGCCACGACCGGGCAGAACGGCCTGGAGCAGGCCCGGGTCTTCACCGACGTGGTCAACGTGACAGGTGTGGTGCTGACCAAGCTCGACGGCACCGCCAAGGGCGGCATCGTGATCGCCGTCCAGCGCAAGCTCGGCATCCCCGTGAAGCTGGTCGGCCTCGGTGAAGGCAAGGACGACCTGGCCCCGTTCGACCCCGCGCAGTTCGTGGACGCGTTGCTGGGGACCGAGGCCACCGGACGGGACGCGTAG
- a CDS encoding ammonium transporter codes for MPEAPTIDGANTTWLLVSTALVLLMTPGLALFYGGLNRAKGVLNMMMMSFSAIGLISILWWFYGFSVAFGTDVNGFWGDPGAYLGTKTFLAETDLWGATAENPSGIGVPLYVFMAFQMVFAVITVALISGAIADRAKFAGWLLFAFGWATLVYFPVAHWVWGGGIIGADIHALDFAGGTAVHINAGAAALAVALVLGKRLGWPREGMKPHNIPLVALGAGLLWFGWFGFNAGSELTVDSVAGLAFINTQLATAAAVLGWIAVEWVKSRKPTMVGASSGAVAGLVAITPACGFIAPWASVLLGIVAGVVCALAVSLKYKLGYDDSLDVVGVHFVGGWIGSLWLGLFATNSVNAAITDVVGASDGLFYGGGVTQLGRQALAGLIVSVWSFGIAWVLAFVIEKTIGFRVKAEAEVEGIDIGEHAESSYDLSPAGGGTGSAFAMAGIGTPGGGTTNAAKPEAEPAEPVSEKVAG; via the coding sequence GTGCCTGAAGCACCGACGATCGACGGCGCCAATACCACTTGGCTGCTGGTTTCGACCGCGCTCGTGCTGCTCATGACCCCCGGACTGGCGCTGTTCTACGGCGGCCTCAACCGGGCCAAGGGCGTACTCAACATGATGATGATGAGCTTCTCCGCTATCGGGCTCATCTCTATTCTGTGGTGGTTCTACGGATTCAGCGTCGCCTTCGGGACCGACGTGAACGGCTTCTGGGGCGACCCGGGCGCGTACCTCGGCACCAAGACCTTCCTCGCCGAGACCGACCTGTGGGGGGCCACGGCGGAGAACCCCAGCGGCATCGGGGTCCCGCTCTACGTGTTCATGGCCTTCCAGATGGTCTTCGCGGTCATCACCGTCGCTCTGATCAGCGGTGCCATCGCCGACCGGGCCAAGTTCGCCGGCTGGCTGCTGTTCGCCTTCGGCTGGGCCACCCTGGTCTACTTCCCGGTCGCCCACTGGGTGTGGGGCGGCGGCATCATCGGCGCCGACATCCACGCGCTGGACTTCGCCGGTGGCACCGCGGTGCACATCAACGCCGGTGCGGCGGCCCTGGCCGTGGCCCTGGTGCTCGGCAAGCGGCTCGGTTGGCCGCGCGAGGGCATGAAGCCGCACAACATCCCGCTGGTCGCGCTCGGTGCGGGTCTGCTGTGGTTCGGCTGGTTCGGGTTCAACGCCGGTTCGGAGCTGACCGTCGACTCGGTCGCCGGCCTCGCCTTCATCAACACCCAGCTCGCCACGGCGGCGGCGGTGCTCGGCTGGATCGCGGTCGAGTGGGTCAAGTCGCGTAAGCCGACCATGGTCGGTGCCTCGTCCGGCGCGGTCGCCGGCCTGGTCGCGATCACCCCGGCCTGTGGCTTCATCGCCCCCTGGGCGTCCGTCCTGCTCGGCATCGTCGCCGGGGTCGTGTGTGCGCTCGCCGTCAGCCTCAAGTACAAGCTCGGCTACGACGACTCGCTCGACGTGGTCGGTGTGCACTTCGTCGGTGGCTGGATCGGCTCGCTCTGGCTCGGTCTCTTCGCCACCAACTCGGTCAACGCCGCGATCACCGACGTGGTGGGTGCCTCCGACGGTCTCTTCTACGGGGGCGGCGTCACCCAGCTCGGGCGGCAGGCCCTCGCCGGTCTGATCGTCTCCGTCTGGTCGTTCGGCATCGCCTGGGTGCTCGCCTTCGTCATCGAGAAGACGATCGGCTTCCGCGTGAAGGCCGAGGCCGAGGTCGAGGGCATCGACATCGGCGAGCACGCCGAGAGCAGCTACGACCTGTCCCCGGCCGGTGGCGGCACGGGCAGCGCGTTCGCGATGGCCGGCATCGGCACCCCCGGTGGCGGCACGACGAACGCCGCGAAGCCGGAAGCGGAGCCCGCCGAGCCGGTCAGCGAAAAGGTCGCCGGTTAA
- a CDS encoding alkaline phosphatase D family protein produces MSAAHLLIGPLLRRVVDTRATVWVETAAPAVVTVRTAGGATGTAPTFSAYDHHYALVVVEGLTPDSETTYEVLVDDELVWPVPSTGFPPSVIRTRAADDRDQPVSLIFGSCRETTQHATTRKLPPDALDAYARRLMADPESNPLPDLLVLLGDQVYADVTSPTVRRLLRRRRRRPKGAPSDQVVSFDEYTKLYLESWRDPEIRWLLSTVPSVMIFDDHEIIDDWNTSAAWRAEVREQPWWQERIGSGLASYWVYQHLGNLSPDEIAADPVFAKVAAAEDATGLLREFGHRVDQESDLAHDTDRWRAVQYQWSYALDLGRTRLVMLDNRCSRVLDGGSRAMLPPGEWSWFLDQAHGVYDHLVVGASLPWLLPQGIHHIEAWNEKLAESRRPWVAQGAEKLRRALDLEHWAAFRRSFEALAETFARIGTGTPSPSGARVGAGPAYAPPASISVLSGDVHHSYVARARFLDPAVVTPVHQLTCSPIHNQVPAGIRPLMRLGWSSGPAGATRALARSAGVRRPRVRWHKLAGPYFGNAVATLTHQGRGAEVTIEGTTSDGHLRPVMHRRLSGADRATSP; encoded by the coding sequence ATGTCCGCCGCACACCTCCTCATCGGTCCACTTCTGCGGCGAGTGGTGGACACCCGGGCCACCGTCTGGGTGGAGACGGCCGCGCCCGCCGTGGTCACCGTCCGCACCGCAGGCGGCGCCACCGGCACCGCGCCCACCTTCTCGGCGTACGACCACCACTACGCCCTCGTGGTGGTGGAGGGGCTCACTCCGGACAGCGAGACCACCTACGAGGTGCTGGTCGACGACGAGTTGGTCTGGCCGGTGCCGAGCACCGGTTTCCCGCCGAGCGTGATCCGCACCCGGGCCGCCGACGACCGGGACCAGCCGGTCAGCCTGATCTTCGGCTCGTGTCGGGAGACCACCCAGCACGCGACCACGCGGAAGCTGCCGCCGGACGCCCTGGACGCGTACGCCCGGCGGTTGATGGCCGACCCGGAATCGAACCCGCTTCCCGACCTGCTGGTGCTGCTCGGTGACCAGGTCTACGCCGACGTCACCTCGCCGACGGTGCGCCGGTTGCTGCGTCGCCGGCGGCGGCGTCCGAAGGGCGCCCCGTCCGACCAGGTGGTGAGCTTCGACGAGTACACCAAGCTCTACCTGGAGTCCTGGCGTGATCCGGAGATCCGCTGGCTGCTCTCCACCGTTCCGAGCGTGATGATCTTCGACGACCACGAGATCATCGACGACTGGAACACCTCGGCCGCGTGGCGTGCGGAGGTGCGTGAACAGCCGTGGTGGCAGGAGCGGATCGGCAGTGGGCTCGCCTCGTACTGGGTCTACCAGCACCTGGGCAACCTCTCCCCCGACGAGATCGCCGCCGATCCGGTCTTCGCCAAGGTCGCCGCCGCCGAGGACGCCACCGGCTTGCTGCGCGAGTTCGGGCACCGGGTCGATCAGGAGTCGGACCTGGCACACGACACCGATCGCTGGCGCGCGGTGCAGTACCAGTGGAGCTACGCACTGGACCTGGGCCGGACCCGGTTGGTCATGCTGGACAACCGGTGCAGCCGGGTGCTCGATGGGGGCAGTCGGGCCATGCTGCCGCCCGGCGAGTGGTCCTGGTTCCTCGACCAGGCGCACGGCGTCTACGACCACCTGGTGGTCGGTGCTTCGCTGCCCTGGCTGCTCCCGCAGGGCATCCATCACATCGAGGCGTGGAACGAGAAGCTGGCCGAATCGCGTCGCCCCTGGGTGGCACAGGGGGCGGAGAAGCTGCGCCGCGCACTGGACCTGGAGCACTGGGCGGCGTTCCGACGCTCCTTCGAGGCGCTCGCGGAGACTTTCGCCCGCATCGGCACCGGCACCCCGAGTCCGTCCGGGGCACGGGTCGGTGCCGGTCCGGCGTACGCCCCGCCGGCGTCGATCAGTGTGCTCTCCGGGGATGTGCACCACTCGTACGTGGCTCGGGCCCGGTTCCTCGACCCGGCGGTGGTCACTCCCGTGCATCAGCTCACCTGTTCGCCGATCCACAACCAGGTGCCGGCCGGCATCCGTCCGCTGATGCGGTTGGGCTGGTCGTCCGGCCCGGCGGGGGCCACCCGGGCGCTGGCCCGCTCGGCGGGTGTCCGCCGCCCCAGGGTGCGCTGGCACAAGCTGGCCGGCCCCTACTTCGGCAATGCGGTCGCCACGCTGACCCATCAGGGTCGGGGGGCCGAGGTGACCATCGAGGGCACGACGAGTGACGGTCACCTACGGCCGGTGATGCACCGCCGGCTCTCCGGTGCCGATCGAGCAACATCGCCGTAG
- a CDS encoding phosphotransferase, which yields MTSDNRAYAGWREPGHPSQRLGRPYVTSQEIPLHGGNVSTVVRVGDTVRRNAGPWTPSVHALLRHLEYVGFTGAPRALGMDERNREVLSYLEGECGEYPLAPHWVTDEALVTVATMLRMFHDAQYGFTPPPGAVWRSFGPPPPDTEVICHHDAAPHNVIWRPDGTLGLIDFDLASPGARIYDVAYAAWTWVPIFADRDSITLGWKHPDRPRRLRLFADAYGLIPRDRHRLIRTIRKRIVDHVEGIRRMAAAGEPAFVRIVHKGHLRRPMRDLRLLDYERHALENALR from the coding sequence GTGACCAGTGACAACCGCGCCTACGCGGGCTGGCGCGAGCCCGGCCACCCTTCGCAGCGCCTCGGGAGACCGTACGTGACTTCGCAGGAGATCCCGCTGCACGGCGGCAACGTGAGCACCGTCGTCCGCGTGGGCGACACCGTGCGCCGCAACGCCGGGCCGTGGACACCGTCGGTGCACGCCCTGCTGCGGCACCTGGAGTACGTGGGTTTCACCGGCGCCCCACGAGCGCTCGGCATGGACGAGCGCAACCGTGAGGTCCTGTCGTACCTGGAGGGGGAGTGCGGAGAATATCCGCTCGCCCCGCACTGGGTGACCGACGAGGCGCTGGTCACCGTCGCCACCATGCTGCGGATGTTCCACGACGCGCAGTACGGCTTCACCCCGCCACCGGGGGCGGTGTGGCGTTCGTTCGGGCCCCCACCACCGGACACCGAGGTGATCTGCCACCACGACGCGGCTCCGCACAACGTGATCTGGCGACCGGACGGCACCCTCGGGCTGATCGACTTCGACCTCGCCTCGCCCGGAGCACGGATCTACGACGTGGCGTACGCGGCCTGGACCTGGGTGCCGATCTTCGCGGACCGGGACTCGATCACGCTGGGCTGGAAGCACCCGGACCGGCCGCGCCGGCTACGGCTCTTCGCCGACGCGTACGGGCTGATCCCCCGGGACCGGCACCGGCTGATCCGGACCATCCGCAAGCGGATCGTGGACCACGTCGAGGGGATCCGCCGCATGGCCGCCGCCGGTGAGCCGGCGTTCGTCCGGATCGTGCACAAGGGCCACCTGCGCCGGCCGATGCGCGATCTGCGGCTGCTCGACTACGAGCGGCACGCCCTGGAGAACGCCCTCCGCTGA
- a CDS encoding P-II family nitrogen regulator, with protein sequence MKLVTAVIKPYQLDAVKEALHALGVAGLTVSEVQGYGRQKGHTEVYRGAEYTVEFLPKIRVEVLTDEIDVDKVVDAIVGAARTGKIGDGKVWVTGVEEVVRVRTGERGLDAL encoded by the coding sequence ATGAAGCTGGTGACCGCGGTCATCAAGCCGTACCAACTGGACGCGGTGAAGGAGGCCCTGCACGCCCTCGGGGTGGCCGGGCTGACCGTCAGCGAGGTTCAGGGGTACGGGCGGCAGAAGGGGCACACCGAGGTCTACCGGGGTGCCGAGTACACGGTCGAGTTCCTGCCCAAGATCCGGGTCGAGGTGCTCACCGACGAGATCGACGTCGACAAGGTCGTGGACGCCATCGTCGGGGCAGCACGGACGGGCAAGATCGGCGACGGCAAGGTCTGGGTCACCGGTGTCGAAGAGGTCGTCCGGGTTCGTACCGGCGAACGCGGCCTCGACGCACTCTGA
- a CDS encoding [protein-PII] uridylyltransferase — protein MTSLIKKNASGHAGDGDANFLINEVVGVPGGIGEAARLARAAAYDDFLRGLLPAQDGVALIAVGGLGRRQCSPYSDLDLVLLHAGVPGTDELAASIWYPIWDAGLRLDHSVRTVAEALSVAQDDVKVALGLLDARLIVGDQALADALIRTASDHWRRTAVRHLPGLREVTAARWQAHGELAFLLEGDLKEAAGGLRDVGLLRAIATAGITDALRPAVRAAHLRLLDTRDALHQQVGRRVDRLVAQERDGVARLLDLDDGDALLRRVAGDARTVSHALDDAFRAAERLRSGRSRGGNGRPARRPVARDVVEHDGELVLARTAIGARPDPSLSLRVAAAAATTRLPIARATCEWLAAYCPPLPAPWPAEARAALTTLLGAGPGLVPAWETCDRYGLVDGWLPEWTRLRSLPQHNPVHRYTLDRHLVQAAHEASRHAREVERPDLLLLGALLHDIGKGLAGDHSTVGVPLAQAVATRIGLPPGEVALIGALVRLHLLLPDVATRRDLADPVTIASVAEAVGDTGTLDLLHALVRADAAATGPAAWSDWKGRLVAELVARVRTALDTGVLPEPPAPDPALLAGPLPVVHLTGDRVSVAAADRRGLLATVAGCLALHRLEVISADASVVDGRALVECRVQPRYGLPPDPVSLRADLRRAVGGDVSVTQRLRGRALAARGGGAAPRVVWHREAATDAVLLELRAADAAGLLYRVTCALDDAGALVRAARISTLGADVVDAFYLVGGWPDDEARARLEATVLAAV, from the coding sequence ATGACCTCGTTGATCAAGAAGAACGCGTCAGGGCACGCCGGCGACGGCGACGCGAACTTCTTGATCAACGAGGTCGTCGGCGTTCCCGGGGGGATCGGCGAGGCGGCTCGGCTGGCACGGGCGGCGGCGTACGACGACTTCCTGCGGGGGTTGCTACCCGCTCAGGACGGGGTGGCACTGATCGCCGTAGGGGGGTTGGGCCGGCGGCAATGCTCCCCGTACAGCGACCTCGACCTGGTGTTGCTGCACGCCGGGGTGCCCGGCACGGACGAGTTGGCCGCCTCGATCTGGTATCCGATCTGGGACGCGGGCCTGCGGCTCGACCATTCGGTACGTACCGTCGCCGAGGCCCTCTCGGTCGCCCAGGACGACGTCAAGGTCGCCCTCGGGCTGCTCGACGCCCGGCTGATCGTGGGCGACCAGGCGCTGGCCGACGCGTTGATCCGCACCGCTTCCGACCATTGGCGGCGCACCGCCGTACGTCACCTCCCCGGCCTGCGGGAGGTCACGGCCGCCCGCTGGCAGGCCCACGGTGAGCTGGCGTTCCTGCTGGAGGGCGACCTGAAGGAGGCCGCCGGTGGCCTGCGCGACGTGGGTCTGCTGCGGGCGATCGCCACCGCCGGCATCACCGACGCGCTGCGCCCGGCCGTGCGCGCCGCCCACCTGCGCCTGCTGGACACCCGGGACGCCCTGCACCAGCAGGTCGGCCGACGGGTCGACCGGCTGGTCGCCCAGGAACGCGACGGAGTGGCTCGGCTCCTCGACCTGGACGACGGCGACGCCCTCCTGCGCCGGGTCGCCGGTGATGCCCGCACGGTCAGCCACGCTCTGGACGACGCCTTCCGTGCCGCCGAGCGGCTGCGCTCCGGCCGGTCCCGAGGCGGCAACGGTCGCCCGGCGCGCCGCCCGGTGGCCCGCGACGTGGTCGAGCACGACGGCGAGCTGGTGCTGGCCCGGACGGCGATCGGGGCACGTCCCGACCCGAGCCTCTCGCTGCGGGTGGCCGCCGCGGCGGCCACGACCCGACTCCCGATCGCCCGGGCCACCTGTGAGTGGCTGGCGGCCTACTGCCCGCCGCTGCCCGCGCCCTGGCCGGCTGAGGCCCGGGCCGCGCTGACCACCCTGCTCGGCGCCGGGCCCGGCCTGGTGCCGGCCTGGGAGACCTGCGATCGGTACGGGCTGGTCGACGGCTGGCTGCCCGAGTGGACCCGGCTGCGCAGCCTGCCCCAGCACAACCCGGTGCACCGCTACACCCTCGACCGGCACCTCGTGCAGGCAGCTCACGAGGCCAGCCGGCACGCCCGCGAAGTGGAACGCCCCGACCTGCTGCTCCTCGGTGCGCTCCTGCACGACATCGGCAAGGGCCTCGCCGGTGATCACAGCACCGTCGGTGTGCCACTGGCCCAGGCGGTGGCGACCCGGATCGGTCTGCCACCCGGTGAAGTCGCGCTGATCGGCGCGCTGGTCCGGTTGCACCTGCTGCTGCCCGACGTGGCCACCCGCCGGGACCTGGCCGACCCGGTCACCATCGCCTCGGTGGCCGAGGCGGTCGGCGACACCGGCACCCTCGACCTGCTGCACGCGCTGGTCCGTGCCGACGCGGCGGCGACCGGTCCGGCGGCCTGGTCGGACTGGAAGGGCCGGCTCGTCGCCGAGCTGGTCGCCCGGGTCCGCACCGCCCTGGACACCGGCGTGCTGCCCGAGCCCCCGGCTCCGGACCCGGCTCTGCTGGCCGGGCCACTGCCAGTCGTCCACCTGACCGGGGACCGGGTGTCGGTCGCCGCGGCCGACCGGCGGGGCCTGCTCGCCACGGTTGCCGGCTGCCTCGCCCTGCACCGGCTGGAAGTGATCTCCGCGGACGCGTCCGTGGTCGACGGCCGTGCCCTGGTCGAGTGCCGGGTGCAACCCCGCTACGGCCTGCCGCCGGATCCGGTGTCGCTCCGCGCCGACCTGCGCCGGGCGGTCGGCGGTGACGTGTCGGTGACCCAGCGGCTGCGCGGCCGTGCGCTCGCCGCTCGCGGCGGCGGCGCTGCTCCCCGGGTCGTCTGGCACCGCGAGGCGGCCACCGACGCGGTGCTGCTGGAGTTGCGCGCGGCCGACGCCGCCGGGTTGCTCTACCGCGTCACCTGCGCGCTCGACGACGCGGGCGCCCTGGTCCGGGCGGCCCGCATCTCCACTCTCGGCGCGGACGTGGTGGACGCCTTCTACCTCGTCGGCGGCTGGCCGGACGACGAAGCCCGAGCACGCCTCGAAGCCACAGTCCTCGCCGCCGTCTAA
- a CDS encoding MDR family MFS transporter: MSQATAPTQATAVNMTHRQILEALSGLLLGLFVAILSSTVISNALPRIITELHGGQSAYTWVVTSALLATTATTPIWGKMADLTSKKTLVQLALGIYVLGSVLAGLAQGTGELIACRVLQGVGAGGLTALAQVIMATMIAPRERGRYSGYLGAVMAVGTIGGPLIGGVIVDTSWLGWRWCFYVGVPFAILALIVLQKTLNLPVVKRKAQIDWWGATLITAAVSVLLIWVSLAGDQFAWASWQTAVMVVGALLLGALAIRVETRAAEPMIPPRLFRNRTITLAVIASIAVGVGMFGASIFLGQYFQISRGETPTMSGLMTLPMILGLLVASTVGGRIITKTGRWKRFLVIGSALLTIGFALMGTLRADTSFTVLSVYMVLIGVGLGLTMQNLVLAVQNTVGPHELGAASSVVAFFRSLGGAIGVSALGAVLAHKVKDYTAEGLSQLGIPASSSGSGGTLPDVHTLPGPLRAVVESAYGHGAGDIFLVAAPFALIALIAVIFIKEVPLRQHNGDPVSDEVERESTVAAGAGAAVVRTGEQR, from the coding sequence ATGAGCCAGGCGACAGCGCCCACCCAGGCGACCGCCGTCAACATGACCCACCGGCAGATCCTGGAGGCGCTCTCCGGCCTGCTGCTGGGCCTGTTCGTTGCGATCCTTTCCTCGACGGTCATCTCGAACGCGCTGCCGCGGATCATCACCGAACTGCACGGCGGCCAGTCCGCGTACACCTGGGTGGTGACCTCGGCCCTGCTCGCGACCACCGCGACCACCCCCATCTGGGGCAAGATGGCCGACCTCACCAGCAAGAAGACGCTCGTTCAACTCGCCCTGGGGATCTACGTGCTGGGCTCGGTGCTAGCCGGCCTCGCGCAGGGCACCGGCGAGCTGATCGCCTGCCGCGTGCTGCAGGGCGTCGGCGCCGGTGGCCTCACCGCGCTCGCCCAGGTGATCATGGCGACGATGATCGCGCCGCGCGAGCGGGGCCGCTACAGCGGCTACCTCGGCGCCGTGATGGCCGTCGGCACCATCGGCGGCCCGCTGATCGGCGGCGTGATCGTCGACACCTCCTGGCTCGGCTGGCGCTGGTGCTTCTACGTCGGCGTGCCGTTCGCCATCCTCGCGCTGATCGTGCTGCAGAAGACCCTGAACCTGCCGGTGGTCAAGCGGAAGGCGCAGATCGACTGGTGGGGCGCCACCCTGATCACCGCGGCCGTCTCGGTGCTGCTGATCTGGGTCTCGCTCGCTGGCGACCAGTTCGCCTGGGCCTCCTGGCAGACCGCCGTCATGGTGGTCGGCGCCCTGCTCCTCGGCGCGCTGGCGATCCGGGTCGAGACCCGGGCGGCCGAGCCGATGATCCCGCCGCGGCTGTTCCGCAACCGCACCATCACCCTCGCCGTCATCGCGAGCATCGCGGTCGGCGTGGGCATGTTCGGTGCGTCGATCTTCCTCGGCCAGTACTTCCAGATCAGCCGTGGCGAGACCCCGACCATGTCCGGCCTGATGACCCTGCCGATGATCCTCGGCCTGCTGGTCGCCTCCACGGTGGGCGGGCGGATCATCACCAAGACCGGCCGGTGGAAGCGGTTCCTGGTGATCGGCTCGGCGCTGCTCACCATCGGCTTCGCGCTGATGGGCACACTGCGCGCGGACACCAGCTTCACCGTGCTCAGCGTCTACATGGTGCTGATCGGCGTCGGCCTGGGTCTGACCATGCAGAACCTGGTCCTCGCCGTGCAGAACACCGTCGGCCCGCACGAGCTCGGCGCGGCCAGTTCGGTGGTGGCATTCTTCCGCAGCCTGGGCGGCGCGATCGGCGTCTCGGCACTCGGAGCGGTGCTCGCCCACAAGGTCAAGGACTACACCGCCGAGGGGCTGTCCCAACTCGGCATCCCCGCGTCCAGCTCGGGCAGCGGCGGCACCCTGCCCGACGTGCACACCCTGCCCGGCCCGCTGCGGGCGGTGGTGGAGAGCGCGTACGGCCATGGCGCCGGTGACATCTTCCTGGTCGCCGCCCCCTTCGCGCTGATCGCGCTGATCGCGGTGATCTTCATCAAGGAGGTTCCCCTGCGGCAGCACAACGGCGATCCGGTTTCCGACGAGGTCGAGCGGGAATCGACAGTCGCCGCCGGCGCTGGCGCCGCAGTGGTCCGTACCGGCGAGCAGAGGTGA